A genomic segment from Cygnus atratus isolate AKBS03 ecotype Queensland, Australia chromosome Z, CAtr_DNAZoo_HiC_assembly, whole genome shotgun sequence encodes:
- the MED18 gene encoding mediator of RNA polymerase II transcription subunit 18, whose protein sequence is MEAPPVTMMPVTGGTINMMEYLLQGSVLDQSLESLLHRLRGLCDNMEPETFLDHEMVFLLKGQQASPFVLRARRSIDKSGMPWHLRYLGQPEIGDKNRHALVRNCVDIATSDNLTDFLVEMGFRMDHEFVAKGHMFRKGIMKIVVYKIFRILMPGNTDNIEPLSLSYLVELNVVAPAGQDVVSDDMRNFAEQLKPLVHLEKIDPKRLM, encoded by the exons ATGGAGGCGCCCCCCGTTACCATGATGCCCGTGACGGGCGGCACCATCAACATGATGGAGTACCTGCTGCAGG GCAGCGTCCTGGACCAGAGCCTGGAGAGCCTGCTGCACCGCCTGCGCGGCCTGTGCGACAACATGGAGCCGGAGACCTTCCTGGACCACGAGATGGTGTTCCTGCTGAAGGGGCAGCAGGCCAGCCCCTTCGTGCTGCGGGCGCGGCGCTCCATCGACAAGAGCGGCATGCCCTGGCACCTGCGCTACCTGGGCCAGCCGGAGATAGGGGACAAGAACCGGCACGCGCTGGTGCGCAACTGCGTGGACATTGCCACGTCGGACAACCTGACGGACTTCCTGGTGGAGATGGGCTTCCGCATGGACCACGAGTTCGTGGCCAAAGGGCACATGTTCCGCAAGGGCATCATGAAGATCGTGGTCTACAAGATCTTTCGCATCTTGATGCCGGGCAACACGGATAACATTGAGCCGCTCTCCCTCTCCTACCTTGTGGAGCTTAATGTGGTAGCTCCAGCTGGACAGGATGTAGTCTCCGATGACATGAGGAACTTTGCAGAGCAGCTAAAGCCTCTGGTGCATCTGGAGAAAATTGACCCTAAAAGGTTAATGTGA